The genome window TGCCCGGCCTGCGGCTTCCGCCAGTTCATCACACCCATCGCCGCCGCAGTGGCGCTCATCCTCGACGCGCAGGATCGCGTGCTCATCATCCGCCGCGCGCATGAGCCCGGCCTCGGAAAACTCGGCCTGCCCGGCGGCGTGATCGAACCCGAAGAAACTGGCGAGATGGCCGCCGCCCGCGAAACCCACGAGGAAGTCGGCCTCGACCTGCCCGCTTCTGCGTTCACGTATTTCCTCGCGCTGAACAACCGTTATGCGTTTCAGGGCTATGTGTGGCCCACGCTCGATCTGTTCTTCGTCGCCCGTGTGCCAGACTTCAGCAGCGTGGTGATCCAGCCCTCCGAAGTCATGGAGTTCATGCTCTGCGAATTGGATTCAGTGCCGCTCGCTGACTTCGCGTTTGAATCGAATGCCGAGGCGGTCAGGCGGTTGAGAACTTGAGAAAACGAAAGGTTACAAAAACACGTGCCATCTATCGCCCAATGACTGAAAGGTGTCCTTATTCTGTTGGAGACGTCGTTCGCTTCACGCCGAGTGAGAGAACACAAGGGCTTTACCAGGCTATTGAACGCTTTGGATTAGAGGTCGGCGCCGAAGCGAGAATTCGTGAAGTCCGAGACGACGTCTTCCTATATTTTAACGGTACGGCTGGAGGATGGCCGTGGAACGAGTTTACTCTCGTGAAGAGGCATTCGGAGGAGTAACAAAATTGGTCACGCCGCCATCGGCGCGTCAAACGGGCAACGCCCAGCCGCGTGACCTCTTGACGCGCTTTGAAGGGAGCGCGGGCACTCCTGCCCGCTGTGTGGAAAGAAGAAGCGGAGAAGAGTCTCCGCGCTCCTCTC of Prosthecobacter sp. contains these proteins:
- a CDS encoding NUDIX domain-containing protein yields the protein MADTPFKFCSNCGAGDLHAVNEREFRCPACGFRQFITPIAAAVALILDAQDRVLIIRRAHEPGLGKLGLPGGVIEPEETGEMAAARETHEEVGLDLPASAFTYFLALNNRYAFQGYVWPTLDLFFVARVPDFSSVVIQPSEVMEFMLCELDSVPLADFAFESNAEAVRRLRT